A region from the Microcella frigidaquae genome encodes:
- a CDS encoding dTDP-4-dehydrorhamnose 3,5-epimerase family protein: MRIRELSVPGAFAVTPRQFADERGVFLEHYRFEALAEAVGHPLDLRQGNTSVSRRGVVRGIHYADVPPSQAKYVTVPHGSIIDFVVDLRVGSPTFGRWDAVPIDGRERTAVYLAEGLGHCFVALEDDTVVTYLVNQVFAPEREHSVHPLDPAIGLELPFAPDQLILAPKDAAAPTLAEAVDRGLLPTWSASTELTASLDAAWRAR, encoded by the coding sequence GTGCGAATCCGCGAGCTCTCGGTGCCGGGTGCCTTCGCGGTCACGCCTCGGCAGTTCGCCGACGAGCGGGGCGTCTTCCTCGAGCACTACCGCTTCGAGGCGCTCGCCGAGGCGGTCGGCCACCCCCTCGACCTGCGGCAGGGCAACACCTCGGTCTCGCGCCGCGGCGTCGTTCGCGGCATCCACTACGCCGACGTGCCGCCCAGCCAGGCGAAGTACGTCACGGTGCCCCACGGCTCGATCATCGACTTCGTCGTCGACCTGCGGGTCGGCTCGCCGACGTTCGGGCGGTGGGATGCGGTGCCGATCGATGGGCGCGAGCGCACCGCGGTCTATCTCGCCGAGGGCCTGGGGCACTGCTTCGTCGCGCTCGAGGATGACACTGTCGTGACCTACCTGGTCAACCAGGTCTTCGCGCCCGAGCGGGAGCACAGCGTGCACCCCCTCGACCCGGCGATCGGGCTCGAGCTGCCGTTCGCCCCCGACCAGCTGATTCTCGCGCCGAAGGACGCCGCGGCGCCGACGCTCGCCGAGGCGGTCGACCGGGGACTCCTGCCGACCTGGTCGGCATCGACCGAGCTGACGGCGTCGCTCGACGCCGCATGGAGGGCGCGATGA
- the rfbB gene encoding dTDP-glucose 4,6-dehydratase — protein MRLLVTGGAGFIGSNFVHHVLGAGAHHVTVIDKLTYAGNRASLAGLPDDRLTFVQGDIVDAPLVDRLVGEADVVVHYAAESHNDNSLADPRPFIDTNLTGTYTLLEAARKHGTRFHHISTDEVYGDLELDDPARFTETTPYNPSSPYSSTKAGSDMLVRAWVRSFGVRATISNCSNNYGPYQHVEKFIPRQITNVLRGERPKLYGTGENVRDWIHADDHSAAVLAIIERGRIGETYLIGADGERSNREVLGMILTAMGHDEDDFDEVADRPGHDMRYAIDSSKLRAELGWVPRYGDFAAGLAATIDWYRDNEPWWAPQKDATEARYRAQESARP, from the coding sequence ATGCGACTGCTCGTCACCGGCGGCGCCGGGTTCATCGGCTCGAACTTCGTGCACCACGTGCTCGGCGCGGGCGCCCACCACGTGACGGTCATCGACAAGCTCACGTACGCCGGCAACCGCGCATCGCTGGCGGGCCTGCCGGATGACCGGCTCACCTTCGTGCAGGGCGACATCGTCGACGCCCCGCTGGTCGACCGGCTCGTCGGGGAGGCAGACGTGGTCGTGCACTACGCCGCCGAGAGCCACAACGACAATTCGCTCGCCGACCCGCGGCCGTTCATCGACACCAACCTCACGGGCACCTACACGCTGCTGGAGGCGGCGCGGAAGCACGGCACCCGCTTCCACCACATCTCCACCGACGAGGTCTACGGCGATCTCGAGCTCGACGACCCGGCGCGCTTCACCGAGACCACGCCCTACAACCCGTCGAGCCCCTACTCGTCGACGAAGGCCGGCAGCGACATGCTCGTGCGCGCCTGGGTGCGCTCGTTCGGCGTGCGGGCGACAATCTCGAACTGCTCGAACAACTACGGGCCCTACCAGCACGTCGAGAAGTTCATCCCGCGCCAGATCACGAACGTGCTGCGCGGCGAGCGCCCCAAGCTCTACGGCACGGGCGAGAACGTGCGCGACTGGATCCACGCCGACGACCACTCGGCCGCCGTGCTCGCGATCATCGAGCGCGGACGCATCGGCGAGACCTACCTGATCGGCGCCGACGGCGAGCGCAGCAACCGCGAGGTTCTCGGCATGATCCTCACCGCAATGGGGCACGACGAAGACGACTTCGACGAGGTCGCCGACCGGCCGGGTCATGACATGCGCTACGCGATCGACTCGTCGAAGCTGCGCGCCGAGCTCGGCTGGGTGCCCCGCTACGGCGATTTCGCGGCCGGCCTGGCGGCGACGATCGACTGGTACCGCGACAACGAGCCCTGGTGGGCGCCGCAGAAGGACGCCACCGAGGCGCGCTACCGCGCGCAGGAGTCGGCGCGCCCGTGA
- the purE gene encoding 5-(carboxyamino)imidazole ribonucleotide mutase, with protein sequence MSTPLVAVVMGSDSDWSVMQNAATALDEFGIAYEVEVLSAHRTPDAMIAYGRAAAGRGIRAIIAGAGGAAHLPGMIASVTTLPVIGVPVPLAYLDGMDSLLSIVQMPAGIPVATVSIGGARNAGILAARIIGSSDAPIAARLAAFAADLEQQVARKNAALKASLPSS encoded by the coding sequence ATGAGCACACCCCTCGTCGCCGTCGTCATGGGCTCGGACAGCGACTGGTCGGTGATGCAGAACGCCGCCACGGCGCTCGACGAGTTCGGCATCGCCTACGAGGTCGAGGTGCTCAGCGCCCACCGCACGCCGGACGCGATGATCGCCTACGGGCGGGCGGCGGCCGGCCGGGGCATCCGGGCCATCATCGCCGGGGCCGGCGGCGCCGCGCACCTGCCCGGCATGATCGCGAGCGTGACGACGCTGCCGGTCATCGGCGTGCCGGTGCCGCTCGCCTACCTCGACGGCATGGACTCGCTGCTGAGCATCGTGCAGATGCCCGCGGGCATCCCCGTCGCGACCGTCTCGATCGGGGGTGCCCGCAATGCGGGGATCCTCGCGGCGCGCATCATCGGGTCGTCGGATGCGCCCATCGCTGCCCGGCTCGCGGCCTTCGCGGCCGACCTCGAGCAGCAGGTGGCCCGGAAGAACGCGGCCCTGAAGGCCTCGCTGCCCTCCTCGTGA
- a CDS encoding HAD-IIB family hydrolase, whose product MTLPPALVAFDLDDTLAPSKSPIPPSMLEQLVALLERRPVCIISGGQYGQFRAQILDRLPESSVPLLDRLHLMPTCGTQYWRYEDGDWVQRYAENLTEEERLEALAVVEEEAKRLGLWEAETWGPILEDRGSQITFSALGQEAPVDAKKAWDPDGAKKERLRAAVAERLPQLEVRSGGSTSVDITRRGIDKAYGMRKLAELTGIAPADMLFIGDRLDEGGNDFPVITVGVRTHAVSDWEETVDVVAELVPTLAG is encoded by the coding sequence ATGACTCTGCCCCCCGCGCTCGTCGCCTTCGATCTCGACGACACGCTCGCCCCCTCGAAGTCGCCGATCCCGCCGAGCATGCTCGAGCAGCTCGTCGCTCTGCTCGAGCGCCGCCCGGTGTGCATCATCTCGGGCGGCCAGTACGGGCAGTTCCGCGCGCAGATCCTCGACCGCCTGCCGGAATCCAGCGTGCCGCTGCTCGACCGCCTGCACCTGATGCCCACCTGCGGCACCCAGTACTGGCGCTACGAGGATGGCGACTGGGTGCAGCGCTACGCCGAGAACCTCACCGAGGAGGAGCGCCTCGAGGCCCTCGCGGTCGTCGAGGAGGAGGCGAAGCGCCTCGGGCTGTGGGAGGCGGAGACCTGGGGGCCGATCCTCGAGGATCGCGGCTCGCAGATCACCTTCTCGGCGCTCGGCCAGGAGGCTCCGGTCGACGCCAAGAAGGCGTGGGACCCGGACGGCGCGAAGAAGGAGCGCCTGCGGGCCGCGGTCGCCGAGCGGCTGCCCCAGCTCGAAGTGCGCTCGGGCGGATCGACCTCGGTCGACATCACCCGCCGTGGCATCGACAAGGCCTACGGCATGCGCAAGCTCGCGGAGCTGACCGGCATCGCGCCGGCCGACATGCTGTTCATCGGAGACCGCCTGGACGAGGGCGGCAACGACTTCCCGGTCATCACCGTGGGCGTCCGGACGCACGCGGTCAGCGACTGGGAGGAGACGGTCGACGTCGTCGCCGAGCTCGTTCCGACCCTCGCCGGGTAG
- the rfbD gene encoding dTDP-4-dehydrorhamnose reductase yields MTRILLTGADGMLAHDLRARFAGRPVTALGRASLDITDTEACRAAVRGHDVVLNTAAWTAVDAAEDEPEAAGRVNALGAENLARACADTGAVLVQYSTDYVFGDTPPTGAGTPWPEEAPLRPISVYGRTKAEGERRARAAHPDGVIVMRTAWLYGAHGRSFVTAIRDRAALGEPFTVVDDQWGQPTWTREVADGTAAILDRGVRSGIVHATASGSTTWFGFARTILATAGLDPELVRPAATVPGERPAPRPRWSVLGHDGWARLGLAPLRDWQSAFADAAAEIGWASAPPSPTDGP; encoded by the coding sequence GTGACGCGGATCCTGCTGACCGGTGCCGACGGGATGCTCGCGCACGATCTGCGCGCCCGCTTCGCCGGCCGTCCCGTCACCGCGCTGGGCCGGGCTTCCCTCGACATCACCGACACGGAGGCGTGCCGGGCGGCGGTGCGCGGGCACGACGTGGTGCTCAACACGGCGGCCTGGACCGCCGTCGACGCGGCGGAGGACGAGCCGGAAGCGGCGGGGCGCGTCAACGCGCTCGGTGCCGAGAACCTCGCCCGGGCGTGCGCCGACACGGGGGCCGTGCTCGTGCAGTACTCGACGGACTACGTCTTCGGCGATACCCCGCCGACCGGTGCCGGAACGCCCTGGCCCGAGGAGGCGCCGCTGCGGCCGATCTCGGTCTACGGGCGCACGAAGGCGGAGGGCGAGCGCCGGGCGCGCGCCGCGCATCCGGACGGGGTCATCGTCATGCGCACGGCGTGGCTGTACGGCGCGCACGGCAGGAGCTTCGTCACAGCGATCCGCGATCGGGCCGCCCTCGGAGAGCCGTTCACGGTGGTCGACGACCAGTGGGGCCAGCCGACGTGGACGCGCGAGGTGGCCGACGGCACGGCGGCGATCCTCGATCGGGGTGTCCGCAGCGGCATCGTGCATGCCACGGCGAGCGGCAGCACCACCTGGTTCGGGTTCGCGCGGACCATCCTGGCGACGGCCGGCCTCGACCCCGAGCTGGTGCGGCCGGCGGCGACCGTACCGGGCGAACGGCCCGCCCCGCGCCCGCGCTGGTCGGTTCTCGGGCATGATGGATGGGCGCGACTGGGTCTCGCGCCCCTGCGCGACTGGCAGTCGGCCTTCGCCGATGCCGCGGCCGAGATCGGCTGGGCCAGCGCGCCGCCGTCACCGACCGACGGACCCTGA
- a CDS encoding 5-(carboxyamino)imidazole ribonucleotide synthase, producing the protein MAVVGVIGGGQLARMMIPPATALGLEIRVLAEAADSSARLAASAVGDYRDTAAVLAFAEGCDVITFDHEHVPQEVLRALVAAGAAVHPGPDALLYAQDKLQMRERLSQLGVAQPDWARVSSADELGQFLTDHAGRAVVKTPRGGYDGKGVRVVDDPAQVADWLADGPLLAEELVRFDRELAQLIARRPSGDARLWPLVETVQRGGVCAEVIAPAPQLTDAQERAAAEIATTIAHGLGVTGVLAVELFQAADGRVLVNELAMRPHNSGHVTIEGSTTSQFEQHLRAVLDWPLGDTTPRAPWGVMINVFGGLPDDRIAAALAHQPEAKVHAYGKGQRPGRKAGHVTVIGAELDDVVYRARAAASHFDA; encoded by the coding sequence ATGGCCGTCGTCGGCGTCATCGGTGGGGGCCAGCTGGCGCGGATGATGATCCCCCCGGCGACCGCCCTCGGTCTGGAGATCCGCGTGCTCGCCGAGGCCGCCGACTCCTCGGCCCGCCTCGCCGCCTCGGCGGTCGGCGACTACCGCGACACGGCCGCCGTGCTCGCCTTCGCCGAGGGCTGCGACGTCATCACGTTCGACCACGAGCACGTGCCGCAGGAGGTCCTCCGCGCGCTGGTCGCCGCGGGCGCCGCCGTGCACCCGGGGCCGGATGCCCTGCTCTACGCCCAGGACAAGCTCCAGATGCGCGAGCGCCTGTCGCAACTCGGCGTCGCGCAGCCCGACTGGGCGCGCGTCTCCTCGGCCGACGAGCTGGGGCAGTTCCTGACCGATCACGCGGGACGCGCCGTGGTGAAGACGCCGCGCGGCGGCTACGACGGCAAGGGCGTGCGCGTCGTCGACGACCCGGCGCAGGTGGCGGACTGGCTCGCCGATGGTCCGCTCCTGGCCGAGGAGCTCGTCCGCTTCGACCGCGAGCTCGCCCAGCTGATCGCGCGCCGCCCGAGCGGGGATGCCCGCCTGTGGCCGCTCGTCGAGACCGTGCAGCGCGGCGGCGTGTGCGCCGAGGTGATCGCCCCCGCCCCGCAGCTCACCGACGCGCAGGAGCGCGCGGCGGCGGAGATCGCGACCACCATCGCCCACGGGCTCGGCGTGACGGGCGTGCTCGCCGTGGAGCTGTTCCAGGCCGCCGACGGCCGCGTGCTCGTCAACGAGCTGGCGATGCGCCCGCACAACAGCGGCCACGTCACGATCGAGGGATCCACCACGAGCCAGTTCGAGCAGCACCTCCGGGCGGTGCTCGACTGGCCGCTCGGCGACACGACGCCCCGCGCTCCCTGGGGGGTCATGATCAACGTGTTCGGCGGGCTGCCCGACGACCGTATCGCCGCCGCCCTGGCCCACCAGCCGGAGGCGAAGGTGCACGCCTACGGCAAGGGTCAGCGCCCGGGCCGCAAGGCCGGGCACGTCACGGTGATCGGTGCCGAGCTCGACGACGTGGTGTACCGCGCGCGCGCCGCGGCCAGCCACTTCGACGCCTGA
- a CDS encoding glycosyltransferase family 4 protein: MTTLRVILDQLAAPVPGGIGRYTRELTRALIATQPRGCTVSGWVPSSPETAYRAIEEALPGLASLEKSALDRRQIAAAWQHGFTRLGAGSTTHAPSLLAPLFRHDRINNPGDQIVVTIHDAVPWTHPETLTPRGVAWHRAMAKRAERYADAVVVPTHAVAEELAEVLALGDRVRIIAGAVASDLAVPTDAAERRAALDLPERYVAAVGTVEPRKGLEPLVRALARLDRPELPLVHVGPQGWGDLDLAAVAREAGLAPERVRPLGFLDDSDVAAVMQGASVFVMPSQAEGFGLPMLEAMSLGTPTIHTDVPALVEVAGGAGHLVEREPAATLPERLAEAIAAVVDDDSHAETLRIAGRDRARAFSWLDSAEKTWQLHADL, translated from the coding sequence ATGACGACTCTCCGCGTGATCCTCGACCAGCTGGCCGCTCCGGTTCCGGGCGGCATCGGCCGCTACACCCGCGAGCTCACGCGGGCCCTGATCGCGACGCAGCCACGCGGCTGCACGGTCTCGGGCTGGGTGCCGTCATCGCCGGAGACCGCCTACCGGGCGATCGAGGAGGCACTGCCGGGTCTCGCGAGCCTCGAGAAGAGCGCGCTCGACCGGCGTCAGATCGCGGCGGCGTGGCAGCACGGCTTCACCCGTCTCGGCGCCGGGTCGACGACGCACGCTCCGAGCCTGCTCGCTCCCCTGTTTCGTCACGATCGCATCAACAACCCGGGCGACCAGATCGTGGTGACGATCCACGACGCCGTGCCGTGGACCCACCCGGAGACCCTGACCCCGCGCGGCGTCGCCTGGCACCGCGCCATGGCGAAGCGCGCCGAGCGCTACGCCGACGCCGTCGTCGTGCCGACCCACGCCGTCGCCGAGGAGCTCGCGGAGGTTCTCGCGCTCGGCGATCGGGTGCGCATCATCGCGGGCGCGGTCGCGAGCGATCTCGCGGTGCCGACGGATGCCGCCGAGCGGCGCGCCGCCCTCGACCTGCCCGAGCGCTACGTCGCGGCCGTCGGCACGGTCGAGCCGCGCAAGGGCCTCGAGCCCCTCGTGCGGGCGCTCGCCCGTCTCGACCGCCCGGAACTGCCGCTCGTGCACGTCGGCCCGCAGGGCTGGGGAGACCTCGACCTTGCCGCGGTGGCGCGGGAGGCCGGCCTCGCCCCCGAGCGCGTCCGCCCCCTGGGCTTCCTCGACGATTCCGATGTCGCTGCCGTCATGCAGGGGGCGAGCGTCTTCGTCATGCCCAGCCAGGCGGAGGGCTTCGGCCTGCCGATGCTCGAGGCCATGAGCCTGGGCACCCCGACGATCCACACCGATGTTCCGGCGCTCGTCGAGGTCGCCGGCGGTGCGGGTCACCTGGTCGAGCGCGAGCCGGCCGCCACCCTTCCCGAGCGTCTCGCCGAGGCGATCGCAGCGGTCGTCGACGACGACTCGCACGCCGAGACGCTGCGGATCGCTGGGCGCGATCGCGCGCGGGCCTTCAGCTGGCTCGACTCGGCCGAGAAGACCTGGCAGCTGCACGCCGACCTCTAG
- a CDS encoding LCP family protein, whose translation MSHTAPLRHPNTRDPQVMRRRAWWLLGLNLLIPGSAQLLAGDRRWGRFAVGSTFVLWAVAALALLLVVLWRPAALTIASTALVLWVAQLALVFYAVLWFAATIDTMRLVRLVRTPPRARLPIAAFAVLSLLLTTGTAGYAAVLTGAGRDALGSVFADGGYVEPIDGRYTILLLGGDAGDDRIGLRPDSMTLLSVDAQSGAVTMIGIPRNLYSAPFSEGSPLWEVWPNGFDCGDDCLLAYLYPWVEEHPELYPDAAAAGSTPPLEAMKDAIEGVTGLPVQYTVLIDMAGFTSLIDALGGVVVTVDEPVSRGINGGTVYGVIPAGEQRMDGETALWYARSRYNLTDFDRMQHQRDLQEAMLRQLDPATVLTRFQAIAQASSELVRTDVPQGMVGVLSDLAVQSRQHEIRRLELVPPVIDNVVPDWQLIRALVAEAVAPLPTPTETPEP comes from the coding sequence GTGAGCCACACCGCTCCCCTCCGACACCCCAACACGCGCGACCCCCAGGTGATGCGCCGCCGGGCGTGGTGGCTGCTCGGCCTCAACCTTCTGATCCCGGGCAGCGCCCAGCTGCTCGCCGGCGACCGCCGCTGGGGCCGGTTCGCGGTCGGCTCGACGTTCGTGCTGTGGGCTGTCGCGGCGCTCGCCCTCCTGCTCGTCGTGCTGTGGCGCCCTGCGGCCCTGACGATCGCCTCCACCGCCCTCGTGCTCTGGGTCGCGCAGCTCGCCCTCGTCTTCTACGCGGTGCTGTGGTTCGCCGCGACGATCGACACGATGCGGCTCGTGCGGCTCGTGCGCACCCCGCCGCGGGCCCGCCTCCCGATCGCCGCCTTCGCGGTGCTCTCGCTGCTGCTGACGACCGGAACCGCCGGGTACGCCGCGGTGCTGACCGGTGCGGGGCGGGATGCCCTGGGCTCGGTCTTCGCCGACGGCGGGTACGTCGAGCCGATCGACGGTCGGTACACGATCCTGCTGCTCGGCGGCGACGCGGGCGATGACCGCATCGGCCTGCGCCCCGACAGCATGACCCTGCTGAGCGTCGACGCGCAGTCGGGGGCCGTTACGATGATCGGGATCCCGCGCAACCTGTACAGCGCGCCGTTCTCCGAGGGTTCGCCGCTGTGGGAGGTCTGGCCGAACGGCTTCGACTGCGGCGACGACTGCCTGCTCGCCTACCTGTATCCCTGGGTCGAGGAGCATCCCGAACTGTACCCCGACGCGGCCGCTGCCGGCAGCACGCCCCCGCTGGAGGCCATGAAGGACGCGATCGAGGGCGTCACCGGGCTCCCGGTGCAGTACACCGTGCTGATCGACATGGCCGGGTTCACCTCCCTCATCGACGCGCTCGGCGGCGTCGTGGTCACCGTCGACGAGCCCGTCTCGCGAGGCATCAACGGCGGCACGGTCTACGGCGTGATCCCGGCGGGCGAGCAGCGCATGGACGGCGAGACGGCGCTCTGGTACGCCCGCAGCCGCTACAACCTGACCGATTTCGACCGGATGCAGCACCAGCGGGACCTCCAGGAGGCCATGCTGCGCCAGCTCGACCCGGCGACCGTGCTCACGCGGTTCCAGGCGATCGCCCAGGCCTCGAGCGAGCTCGTGCGCACCGACGTGCCGCAGGGCATGGTCGGGGTGCTCAGCGACCTGGCCGTGCAGTCCCGCCAGCACGAGATCCGGCGGCTCGAGCTGGTGCCGCCGGTCATCGACAATGTCGTGCCCGACTGGCAGCTCATCCGGGCCCTGGTCGCCGAGGCCGTCGCCCCGCTGCCGACGCCGACCGAGACGCCGGAGCCGTGA